The proteins below are encoded in one region of Sulfolobus islandicus Y.N.15.51:
- a CDS encoding 3-hydroxyacyl-CoA dehydrogenase/enoyl-CoA hydratase family protein — MPIFSKVGVVGAGTMGHGIVEVAAISGYQVYLSDVSQDILNNALEKIRWSLQKLKESGKLKESIDTIISRIKPTTNLNDFADADYIIEAVVENSEVKRKIFSELDGIVKPNAIFATNTSTIPISTLAEATKRQDKFIGLHFMNPPVLMPLVEIIMGNKTSQQTLEITIEFAKSIGKDYVIVKKDVPGFLINRINGRTFAEAILMYDEGYQKEDIDAMTRFRLGMPMGFLELLDFTGIDVSYSAALEAIKRGEKEPPHFKVLKKMVEEGRLGVKSGKGFYTYKSKIYERPKIVPTDSMYLINPLSIIAPAVNEAAWLIRNNISSAEDIEKGMVKGMNWPQGPLTFADKFGIDNIVNFLEQRYHDTGNDYYNPDSLLKDMVEQKKLGVKSGEGFFKWNYEKVDFGPVRYEKLHDYAKITMRRAEKLNALNEAMWTGLTQAFNKAKEDKDVRAVIIMGEGRAFCAGDDIEMMHYWENTASVIEWSQKISSPLIDTLTDYPKPIIAEVNGLAFGGGMELLILFDIVIASEDATFAIPEGLIGALPPLASSIGVGFISRKIARYALTGEWLSAKQAKELGLVDTVVPPEQLEITGVEIVEKVKRVAPLSSMSIKRAINSIRNSYLDNLQIASQELTILSTTEDFKEGMKAFIERRQPRYKGK, encoded by the coding sequence ATGCCCATATTCTCAAAAGTGGGTGTAGTAGGAGCCGGAACGATGGGTCACGGTATAGTAGAAGTTGCAGCTATATCTGGATATCAAGTATATTTAAGTGATGTTTCTCAAGATATATTAAATAATGCATTAGAAAAAATTAGATGGAGTTTACAAAAATTAAAAGAAAGTGGAAAACTTAAGGAAAGTATTGATACTATAATAAGTAGAATAAAGCCTACAACTAATCTTAACGATTTCGCCGATGCTGACTATATTATAGAGGCTGTAGTAGAGAACTCTGAGGTAAAAAGAAAGATATTTTCAGAACTAGACGGAATAGTCAAGCCAAATGCCATATTTGCCACTAATACGTCTACAATACCTATTTCTACACTTGCAGAGGCCACTAAGAGACAAGATAAATTTATAGGACTTCACTTCATGAATCCCCCAGTATTAATGCCCCTAGTTGAGATCATAATGGGCAATAAAACTAGCCAACAAACCTTAGAAATTACTATTGAATTCGCTAAAAGTATAGGAAAAGATTACGTTATTGTTAAGAAAGACGTTCCTGGGTTTTTAATAAATAGGATAAATGGAAGGACTTTCGCTGAGGCAATCTTAATGTATGATGAGGGATACCAGAAAGAAGATATAGACGCTATGACCAGATTTAGACTAGGAATGCCAATGGGTTTCTTAGAACTTTTAGATTTCACTGGGATAGATGTTTCCTATAGTGCTGCATTAGAAGCTATAAAGAGAGGTGAGAAAGAGCCACCGCATTTTAAGGTTTTAAAGAAGATGGTGGAAGAAGGTAGATTGGGCGTAAAAAGTGGAAAGGGGTTTTACACATATAAGAGTAAAATTTACGAAAGACCTAAAATAGTCCCCACTGATAGTATGTATTTAATAAATCCCTTAAGCATAATCGCCCCTGCAGTAAACGAGGCTGCATGGTTAATTAGGAACAATATCAGTAGTGCTGAGGACATAGAAAAGGGAATGGTTAAGGGAATGAATTGGCCTCAAGGACCCTTAACGTTTGCCGATAAGTTCGGAATAGACAACATAGTAAACTTCTTAGAACAGAGATACCATGATACTGGTAATGATTATTATAATCCAGATTCACTACTTAAAGATATGGTAGAACAGAAGAAATTAGGAGTCAAATCCGGAGAAGGTTTCTTTAAATGGAATTACGAGAAAGTAGACTTTGGGCCAGTAAGATATGAAAAACTTCACGATTATGCTAAAATAACCATGAGAAGGGCTGAAAAACTAAATGCATTAAATGAAGCTATGTGGACTGGGCTAACTCAGGCTTTCAATAAGGCTAAGGAAGATAAGGATGTTAGAGCTGTTATCATTATGGGCGAAGGTAGAGCTTTTTGCGCTGGTGACGATATAGAAATGATGCACTATTGGGAGAATACAGCTAGCGTAATTGAGTGGAGTCAAAAGATTTCCTCTCCGTTAATAGATACCCTAACTGATTACCCTAAGCCAATTATAGCAGAAGTTAACGGATTAGCATTTGGCGGAGGAATGGAATTGCTAATATTGTTTGATATAGTTATAGCTAGTGAAGATGCTACGTTCGCAATACCAGAAGGATTAATAGGAGCTTTACCACCCTTAGCGTCATCAATAGGAGTTGGATTCATAAGTAGAAAAATAGCTAGATATGCGTTAACTGGTGAGTGGCTAAGTGCGAAACAAGCCAAGGAATTGGGATTAGTAGACACTGTAGTGCCTCCAGAACAATTAGAGATAACTGGAGTTGAGATAGTTGAGAAGGTTAAGAGAGTGGCGCCATTATCCAGTATGTCTATTAAGAGGGCTATAAACTCGATAAGAAACTCCTATCTGGACAACTTGCAGATAGCATCACAAGAATTGACAATTTTATCAACTACAGAAGACTTTAAAGAAGGTATGAAAGCGTTCATTGAGAGGAGACAACCTAGATACAAAGGAAAATAA
- a CDS encoding long-chain fatty acid--CoA ligase yields the protein MMAKVFIKGLPSTMMDDFQLNVINLLQHAAENYGEREIKSRKLDGKLEVFNYKTIYERVKRLANALESLGVKPTDRVGVLGFNTHRYFEAYFGISGIGAVMVEMNFRLSPEELSYIAKHSKVKVIFTDEQLIPIVEKVNDKVNSDKVVITTDKERTPSTKISKVYHYEDLLKSSSPNYDFPIIDEKSACFACYTSGTTGMPKGVYYSHRAIVLHSMAVIQAVPVNTNDALLQLVPMFHANGWGWPFTATMVGAKQVFPGQYSLDNLKPIIDLLINENITISNGVPTLWIAIHNYLSSLKDKPKFNNLKVLIGGSEPPLALIRGLREFGIEVIHGYGSTETTPLSHINIIKYYLGLSQEEYEELKSKQGIPVFPIQRKIVTPDGRDIPWDNKTIGELLERGPWVVKEYYNDPRTFESFIGEGYEIWWKSGNAVTVDQYGYIKIADRLKDLIKSGGEWISSVDMENFLMAHPKVLEATVVGVPHPKWQERPLAFVVVKPEYKGNVTKEELLEHLLKRFAKWQLPEIIFTDSIPKTSTGKFDKKLLREHYKEYFIKREIIE from the coding sequence ATGATGGCTAAAGTCTTCATAAAGGGTTTACCATCAACAATGATGGATGATTTTCAATTAAATGTAATTAATTTGCTTCAACATGCTGCAGAAAACTATGGAGAGAGGGAAATAAAGTCTAGAAAATTAGATGGCAAATTAGAAGTATTTAATTATAAGACTATTTACGAGAGGGTAAAGAGACTAGCAAATGCATTAGAATCATTAGGAGTTAAACCTACTGATAGAGTTGGAGTATTAGGATTTAACACTCACAGATATTTTGAAGCCTATTTCGGTATAAGCGGTATTGGTGCAGTAATGGTTGAGATGAACTTTAGACTCTCACCAGAGGAATTATCTTACATTGCTAAACACTCTAAAGTTAAAGTAATATTTACGGATGAGCAATTAATACCGATAGTGGAGAAAGTTAACGATAAGGTGAACTCCGATAAGGTCGTGATTACGACCGATAAGGAAAGAACTCCCTCTACTAAAATTTCTAAAGTTTACCATTATGAGGACTTACTTAAAAGTAGTTCTCCAAATTACGACTTCCCTATAATCGATGAGAAATCCGCTTGTTTTGCTTGTTACACTTCCGGTACTACTGGAATGCCTAAAGGAGTTTATTATTCACATAGGGCCATAGTATTACATTCTATGGCAGTAATTCAAGCAGTTCCCGTAAACACTAATGACGCACTTTTACAGCTAGTTCCTATGTTTCACGCAAACGGCTGGGGATGGCCTTTTACCGCTACCATGGTTGGAGCTAAGCAAGTATTTCCTGGGCAATACAGTTTAGATAACTTAAAGCCTATCATTGATCTGCTTATAAACGAAAATATCACAATATCTAATGGAGTTCCAACTCTCTGGATAGCAATTCATAACTATTTATCGTCACTAAAAGATAAGCCTAAATTTAACAATTTGAAAGTACTTATAGGCGGAAGCGAGCCTCCTTTAGCCTTAATAAGGGGACTTAGGGAATTTGGAATAGAGGTAATACACGGTTATGGGTCAACCGAAACTACGCCTCTATCCCATATAAACATAATAAAGTACTATTTAGGATTAAGTCAGGAGGAATATGAGGAGTTAAAATCCAAGCAAGGAATTCCAGTATTTCCGATACAAAGAAAAATAGTAACTCCAGATGGAAGAGATATACCTTGGGATAATAAAACCATTGGAGAACTTTTAGAGAGAGGGCCTTGGGTGGTTAAAGAATATTATAATGACCCAAGAACGTTCGAATCTTTCATAGGAGAGGGTTATGAAATTTGGTGGAAAAGCGGAAATGCTGTTACTGTAGATCAGTACGGTTATATAAAGATAGCAGATAGGCTTAAAGATCTTATAAAGAGCGGAGGTGAGTGGATATCAAGCGTAGATATGGAGAACTTCTTGATGGCTCATCCTAAGGTTCTTGAGGCTACAGTAGTTGGCGTCCCTCATCCTAAATGGCAAGAGAGACCTTTAGCCTTTGTCGTTGTAAAACCAGAGTATAAGGGTAACGTAACTAAGGAAGAACTTTTAGAACATCTATTAAAGAGATTTGCAAAGTGGCAATTACCCGAAATAATTTTTACGGATTCCATCCCTAAAACCAGTACTGGTAAGTTCGATAAAAAGTTATTGAGGGAACATTATAAGGAGTATTTCATAAAAAGAGAAATTATAGAGTAA
- a CDS encoding acetyl-CoA synthetase, protein MLRITYINIFVVSLWVLSTHVILKGNLTLNESLKQKIKDKMRQELGPYFIPDCIIQVPDILLTLNFKKLEVPVKKILMGRDINKAVRIDSISNLDAFYTFIELSKPVIEEIKRKKNM, encoded by the coding sequence ATGCTGCGTATAACTTATATAAACATATTCGTAGTATCATTATGGGTCCTTTCAACTCACGTGATACTTAAGGGAAATTTAACTCTTAATGAATCACTTAAACAAAAGATTAAAGATAAAATGAGGCAAGAATTGGGTCCCTATTTCATACCAGATTGCATTATACAGGTTCCAGATATACTTTTAACGTTAAACTTTAAGAAACTTGAAGTGCCAGTTAAGAAAATATTAATGGGGCGGGATATTAATAAAGCAGTGAGAATAGACTCGATCTCCAATCTTGATGCCTTCTATACGTTTATAGAACTATCTAAGCCAGTAATTGAAGAAATTAAAAGAAAAAAGAATATGTGA
- a CDS encoding FAD-dependent oxidoreductase, giving the protein MKVVIIGAGPAGVYSALTLSKNAKVTLIEKEEKLGGTCVLYGCIPTKSILSQLIISRQASNMSLNTFREYALGSINTISKSLEQLLNSHGIEVIHANGFLRSSMVHASNTSLTADKVLVSTGTRRERLGKVKFTEDLAYTNEDYNKVVIVGGDAGGIELAWMMKKLDKEVHLIDKNDLLLQNIDNTLSEVVTNFLSRIGIKLYLGKKVSKIDETSVTLEDNQTISGDAVFVTFGRKPNIEGFEEIPHEKYIYVDEYLRTQIPNIYAAGDIIGTFTAHEAIYGGIIAAKNMLGEKREFLVEGIPKVIYIYPQIAYVGTTIGNCVTFNTLNLTRTVVEREGEGFLKICERDNRVIGGVAFMPYAEDVISLISVLIRYQINLKDTIDLVMPHPSYLEAITEALNMLQSKE; this is encoded by the coding sequence ATGAAAGTTGTAATAATTGGTGCAGGGCCAGCAGGAGTTTACTCAGCATTAACCTTATCCAAGAATGCAAAAGTCACACTTATAGAAAAGGAAGAAAAACTGGGGGGTACGTGCGTACTTTACGGGTGTATACCAACAAAATCCATATTAAGCCAGCTTATCATATCTAGGCAAGCATCCAATATGAGTTTAAATACGTTTAGAGAGTATGCATTAGGTTCAATAAATACTATAAGTAAGAGTTTAGAACAGTTACTAAATAGTCATGGGATAGAGGTTATTCACGCTAATGGTTTTCTAAGGTCGTCTATGGTTCATGCATCAAATACTTCACTTACGGCTGATAAGGTTTTAGTTTCAACCGGGACCAGAAGAGAAAGATTAGGAAAGGTAAAATTCACGGAAGATTTAGCCTATACTAATGAGGATTATAATAAGGTGGTTATAGTAGGAGGAGATGCAGGGGGAATAGAACTAGCTTGGATGATGAAGAAACTGGATAAGGAGGTACATCTTATAGATAAGAACGATTTACTTTTACAAAACATTGATAATACACTATCTGAGGTAGTTACAAATTTTCTAAGCCGTATCGGAATTAAATTATACTTAGGTAAAAAGGTCTCTAAAATTGATGAAACTTCTGTTACCCTTGAAGATAACCAAACGATCTCAGGCGATGCTGTATTTGTAACCTTCGGTCGTAAACCAAATATTGAAGGATTTGAGGAAATCCCCCACGAGAAGTACATATACGTCGATGAATATTTGAGAACTCAAATTCCCAATATCTACGCAGCAGGAGATATAATAGGTACGTTTACTGCACATGAAGCCATATATGGTGGTATTATAGCTGCGAAAAATATGTTAGGCGAAAAAAGAGAGTTCCTCGTAGAAGGAATACCTAAGGTTATATACATTTACCCCCAAATAGCCTATGTAGGGACTACTATTGGTAATTGTGTTACTTTCAACACATTAAATTTAACCAGAACAGTAGTAGAAAGAGAAGGTGAGGGATTCTTAAAGATATGCGAAAGGGATAACAGAGTAATTGGGGGAGTAGCATTCATGCCTTATGCCGAAGACGTAATTTCTCTTATTTCAGTATTAATACGATATCAAATAAATTTAAAGGATACTATAGATCTTGTTATGCCTCATCCTTCTTATCTGGAAGCCATTACTGAGGCTTTAAATATGCTGCAAAGTAAAGAGTAA
- a CDS encoding DUF4322 domain-containing protein, which produces MTTPDYISPKIRVQIEEKLFSIINFKGRKAEEVKKTLVTAALTKDSVENKAKELGISPQTVRNYVEEQPQVIDQMLNVIKTISAKELGGRKRVKISIDWTSIEYKGKPVEGLGGSEKGYAWNYATATTRVKGKTLILAFTRVEKGMTRLKIVESLIQQILALGLEIELVTLDAGFYSVDVINYLSRFNFIIGVPVGKVGIHRNFDGDYTVKSNGKKATFRLIVHHGRGKEYLAKGTNLDVNRSIVVKWYDKVRTPIETSYKLIKSFLIFTSSRSWLFRLFIFVLAMLIYTLYLLLKGTTSKKDFRLLLTILLLQDNITILQEYLVKLFYPLFNSLELFSG; this is translated from the coding sequence TTGACAACACCAGACTACATCTCCCCTAAAATACGAGTACAAATAGAGGAAAAATTATTTTCCATCATAAACTTCAAGGGAAGAAAGGCAGAAGAAGTCAAGAAAACACTTGTAACAGCAGCACTAACAAAAGATTCAGTAGAAAACAAGGCAAAAGAGCTTGGCATATCACCACAAACAGTTAGAAACTACGTGGAAGAACAACCACAAGTAATAGACCAAATGCTAAACGTGATCAAAACGATTTCCGCTAAGGAACTAGGTGGAAGAAAACGTGTAAAAATATCAATAGACTGGACATCAATAGAATACAAGGGAAAACCCGTAGAAGGACTAGGCGGGTCAGAAAAAGGCTACGCGTGGAATTACGCAACAGCAACCACAAGAGTAAAGGGAAAAACACTAATACTAGCATTCACGCGCGTAGAAAAAGGAATGACTAGACTAAAGATAGTTGAAAGCCTAATACAACAAATACTAGCATTGGGCCTAGAAATAGAATTAGTAACACTAGATGCTGGTTTCTATTCAGTGGATGTGATCAACTACTTGTCAAGGTTTAACTTCATCATTGGAGTACCCGTGGGTAAGGTAGGGATACATAGGAATTTTGATGGAGATTATACTGTAAAGTCAAATGGTAAGAAAGCGACATTTAGGCTAATAGTACATCATGGTAGGGGAAAGGAGTACTTGGCAAAGGGGACAAACCTAGACGTAAATAGGAGTATTGTTGTGAAATGGTATGACAAGGTTAGGACGCCAATAGAAACATCATACAAGTTAATCAAGTCTTTCCTAATCTTTACCTCATCAAGGAGTTGGTTATTCCGCTTGTTCATCTTCGTACTAGCAATGTTAATCTATACACTATACTTGCTCCTCAAGGGGACAACGAGCAAGAAAGACTTCCGCTTACTCCTAACTATCTTGCTCTTGCAAGATAATATTACTATTTTGCAAGAATATTTAGTTAAATTATTTTATCCACTTTTTAACTCCCTTGAATTATTTTCGGGGTGA
- a CDS encoding thiamine pyrophosphate-dependent dehydrogenase E1 component subunit alpha: MVQDIPKSKLLDMYKKMLLIRYHELTAKELFAIGKIPGFVHLYVGEEAVAVGVMSTLRDDDYITSTHRGHGHCIAKGLDVKRMLAEIMGKKTGVCKGKGGSMHIFDYSKGMLGANGIVGGGAPHAVGAALAFKLKGLDRVAAAFIGDGAMNQGVVLESLNLSAIWKLPVVFIVEDNMYAMSTRSLAPAKLQPSHSAAKSYVERALGFGIPAVEVDGMDVLAVYEVAKEAVDKARKGGGPSLLHCKTYRFFGHFEGDSLVYRDKEEEEMWRKRDPITLFRDKLVSNDIVNQEELDKIDREAKTEIEQALKFAEESPYPEVEEALTDVFTDNSY, encoded by the coding sequence ATGGTGCAAGATATCCCTAAAAGTAAATTATTAGACATGTATAAAAAGATGCTATTAATTAGATATCATGAGCTTACTGCTAAAGAGCTCTTTGCTATTGGTAAGATTCCGGGATTTGTTCATCTCTATGTAGGTGAAGAGGCTGTAGCTGTAGGAGTTATGAGCACGCTAAGAGATGATGATTATATAACTAGCACACATAGAGGGCATGGGCATTGTATAGCTAAGGGTTTAGACGTAAAGAGAATGTTAGCAGAGATAATGGGTAAGAAAACTGGAGTGTGTAAAGGAAAAGGTGGATCGATGCATATTTTTGATTATAGTAAAGGTATGTTAGGTGCAAATGGTATAGTTGGTGGAGGAGCTCCTCATGCAGTAGGTGCAGCATTAGCGTTTAAACTTAAGGGTTTAGATCGTGTAGCTGCAGCGTTTATTGGAGATGGAGCTATGAATCAAGGTGTAGTTTTGGAATCTTTAAACCTCTCTGCCATATGGAAACTTCCAGTAGTCTTTATAGTAGAAGATAACATGTATGCGATGTCGACTAGAAGTTTAGCCCCAGCTAAATTACAGCCTAGTCATTCTGCTGCTAAAAGTTACGTCGAGAGGGCTTTAGGTTTTGGAATACCCGCTGTAGAAGTGGATGGTATGGATGTACTAGCAGTTTATGAGGTGGCAAAAGAAGCTGTTGATAAGGCAAGAAAAGGAGGAGGTCCATCCTTATTACACTGTAAGACTTACAGGTTTTTTGGACACTTTGAGGGAGATTCTTTAGTTTATAGGGATAAAGAGGAGGAAGAGATGTGGAGAAAAAGAGATCCAATTACTCTATTTAGAGATAAACTTGTTTCAAATGATATCGTAAATCAAGAGGAACTGGATAAGATAGATAGAGAAGCTAAAACCGAAATAGAGCAGGCATTGAAATTCGCTGAGGAAAGTCCATATCCTGAAGTGGAAGAGGCTCTAACTGACGTTTTTACAGATAATTCATATTAG
- a CDS encoding alpha-ketoacid dehydrogenase subunit beta translates to MRQITFTEAITEALRQEMEKDPSVILIGEDIGVYGGAFGVTKGLVEKFGSDRVIDTPISEAGFIGAAVGAALAGLRPVVELMFVDFFGVAMDQIYNQMAKLRYMSGGQLKVPLTLRAPIGAGISAAAQHSQTLYSIFAHVPGLKVVVPSTPHDAKGLLISSIHDDNPVVFLEHKVLYGIKGEVPEEEYTIPLGKADIKREGSDITIIGIARTVWNSLEAAEQLSKEGISVEVIDVRSIVPFDKETVIKSVKKTGRVVIVDEDYDRCGFASWVSSIIADEAFEYLDAPIKRITTPNVPIPFSPPLEQYILPDSKKIINTVKSILG, encoded by the coding sequence ATGAGGCAGATAACGTTTACCGAAGCAATAACTGAAGCTTTAAGGCAAGAAATGGAAAAAGATCCCTCAGTCATATTAATAGGAGAAGATATAGGTGTTTATGGGGGCGCGTTTGGAGTAACCAAGGGTTTGGTAGAGAAATTTGGCTCAGATAGGGTTATTGATACTCCAATATCTGAGGCTGGATTTATAGGTGCTGCAGTAGGTGCTGCGCTAGCTGGCTTAAGACCAGTAGTAGAGCTAATGTTTGTAGATTTCTTTGGAGTAGCAATGGATCAGATCTATAATCAAATGGCTAAATTAAGGTACATGTCTGGAGGGCAATTGAAAGTTCCCCTTACTTTAAGGGCACCGATAGGGGCGGGAATAAGTGCTGCAGCTCAACATTCACAAACTCTTTACTCAATTTTCGCACACGTACCTGGTTTAAAAGTAGTAGTACCCTCTACTCCTCATGACGCTAAAGGTTTATTGATCTCATCAATACATGATGATAATCCAGTAGTATTCTTAGAACATAAGGTGTTATATGGGATAAAAGGTGAGGTACCTGAGGAAGAATACACTATACCTCTAGGCAAGGCAGATATAAAAAGGGAAGGAAGTGACATAACAATAATTGGAATAGCCAGAACAGTATGGAATAGCTTAGAAGCTGCGGAGCAACTATCTAAGGAAGGTATAAGTGTAGAGGTTATTGATGTGAGATCAATAGTTCCTTTTGATAAGGAAACTGTTATTAAATCAGTTAAGAAGACAGGAAGAGTTGTAATTGTGGATGAGGATTATGACAGATGTGGTTTCGCCTCATGGGTTTCTTCCATAATTGCAGATGAAGCTTTTGAATACTTGGATGCGCCAATAAAGAGAATAACCACTCCTAACGTCCCTATACCTTTCAGCCCTCCCTTAGAGCAATATATATTACCAGATTCCAAAAAGATTATTAATACAGTTAAATCCATATTGGGGTAA
- a CDS encoding ATP-NAD kinase family protein produces the protein MTSIGIIINPESGRDIRRLVAKATFVSNYAKIDAIKRFLYGLNITNSIEEVVFMPDFYGISLDIIRDIKDDVKFKLRTLDMRIENTADDTINASKYMVENRVSVIISAGGDGTLRAIYKGAGDKVPVLGLSLGTNNVLGALYEPTILGMIMGLLLEKNNIISNVVERIKTIKLFVNNEFKNLALVDLTFMDGWYVGARAIWDEYSLRYAFISKGELGDVGIPSIVSLVRPITFQDDLGLMVKFGLGKIKVNAAFAPGLVKEVFIDGINILKLGQEVHIPSDNYVIAFDGEKEMIVNSNDEIMIRIDRDGPLLVSISKSLNYINTYYKEEMGELRWAKKY, from the coding sequence TTGACATCTATAGGAATTATTATTAATCCTGAATCTGGGAGAGACATTAGAAGACTAGTTGCAAAAGCTACCTTTGTCTCTAATTACGCTAAAATAGATGCAATAAAGCGTTTTCTTTATGGGCTAAATATAACCAACTCTATCGAGGAAGTCGTATTTATGCCAGACTTTTACGGAATTTCCTTAGATATAATACGTGATATTAAGGATGATGTTAAGTTTAAGTTAAGGACTCTGGATATGAGGATAGAGAATACAGCAGATGATACTATTAATGCTTCAAAATACATGGTAGAGAATAGGGTAAGTGTCATAATAAGTGCTGGTGGAGATGGTACTCTCCGGGCAATATACAAAGGAGCAGGAGATAAGGTGCCAGTACTCGGTCTCTCTTTAGGAACAAATAACGTCTTAGGTGCCTTATACGAACCAACAATTTTAGGAATGATCATGGGGCTTCTCCTTGAGAAGAATAATATTATCTCAAATGTAGTTGAAAGAATAAAGACCATAAAGCTTTTTGTTAATAATGAATTTAAAAATTTGGCATTAGTAGATTTAACTTTTATGGATGGTTGGTATGTAGGAGCTAGAGCAATATGGGACGAATACTCATTAAGATATGCTTTTATCTCTAAGGGTGAATTGGGAGATGTCGGAATACCTTCAATAGTTAGTCTCGTTAGACCCATAACTTTTCAAGATGATTTAGGTTTAATGGTAAAATTCGGGTTAGGTAAGATTAAGGTCAACGCAGCATTTGCACCTGGATTGGTAAAAGAAGTATTTATAGATGGAATTAATATACTTAAACTCGGACAAGAGGTACACATACCTAGTGACAACTACGTTATTGCATTTGACGGAGAAAAGGAAATGATAGTGAATTCTAATGATGAGATAATGATCAGAATAGATAGAGATGGTCCTCTCTTAGTTAGCATATCCAAGTCTTTAAATTATATAAACACTTATTATAAGGAAGAGATGGGTGAATTAAGATGGGCAAAGAAGTATTAA
- a CDS encoding dihydrolipoamide acetyltransferase family protein, which translates to MGKEVLMPKLGLTMTKGKIVQWKKKEGDRVQEGEDLVIIETEKITTAVKAVASGILLKIYAKEGEEVPVGQIIAYIGEIGEKPPSLSTKPTLVSEQQQGQSTRIEEAKAISEVRASPRARRLAKEKGIDLVKIKGTGPGGMITEDDVIRELENIEKGVKFTATGLRVKEVIPMTAIRQEISRRMVQSLQTMAQVTLNIEINANSLVKIKNEVESKYSMKITYTDVLVKVVAKLIRSHPFLNATLEGDQIKIIEDVNIGIAVALDQGLIVPVIRNADIKPITEIVKESHELADKARENKLNPDEVTGGTFTISNLGMYDIDSFTPIINPPQTAILGVGRIRKAPVVIGDNISIGYVMWLSLTFDHRVLDGHTAAKFLKELTEILEDENRLRAFLS; encoded by the coding sequence ATGGGCAAAGAAGTATTAATGCCAAAGTTAGGTTTAACCATGACTAAAGGGAAAATAGTTCAATGGAAGAAAAAAGAAGGAGATAGAGTTCAAGAAGGAGAGGACTTAGTAATAATAGAAACTGAGAAAATAACAACTGCAGTAAAAGCAGTAGCTAGCGGTATCTTACTTAAGATTTACGCCAAAGAAGGTGAAGAGGTACCTGTTGGTCAAATAATAGCGTACATAGGTGAAATTGGAGAAAAACCCCCATCCTTATCTACTAAACCCACTTTGGTTAGTGAACAGCAACAAGGGCAATCAACTCGAATTGAAGAGGCTAAGGCAATAAGTGAAGTAAGAGCTTCACCTAGAGCTAGAAGGCTTGCTAAAGAAAAAGGAATAGATCTAGTTAAAATAAAGGGGACTGGACCTGGAGGTATGATAACAGAAGATGATGTAATTAGAGAGTTAGAAAATATTGAAAAAGGAGTGAAATTCACTGCCACTGGTCTTAGAGTTAAAGAAGTGATACCAATGACTGCAATAAGGCAAGAAATAAGCAGAAGAATGGTTCAGAGCCTTCAGACAATGGCCCAAGTGACACTAAATATTGAGATTAATGCAAATTCGTTAGTTAAAATAAAAAATGAAGTAGAGTCTAAGTATAGCATGAAAATTACTTATACAGACGTTCTAGTTAAAGTAGTAGCTAAACTCATCAGAAGTCATCCATTTCTAAACGCAACACTAGAGGGCGATCAAATAAAGATAATTGAGGATGTTAATATAGGAATAGCTGTGGCTCTAGATCAAGGATTAATAGTACCAGTAATAAGGAACGCAGATATTAAGCCAATTACTGAAATAGTAAAAGAAAGTCATGAACTAGCGGATAAGGCTAGAGAAAACAAGTTAAATCCCGACGAAGTAACAGGAGGAACGTTTACGATAAGTAATTTAGGAATGTATGATATAGATTCATTTACACCAATTATAAATCCTCCTCAAACTGCTATATTGGGAGTAGGTAGGATAAGAAAGGCACCAGTTGTAATAGGCGATAATATCTCAATCGGTTACGTTATGTGGCTAAGTTTAACATTTGATCATAGAGTGTTAGATGGACATACCGCTGCTAAGTTCTTGAAAGAGCTTACTGAAATATTAGAGGATGAGAATAGATTGAGAGCGTTTTTAAGTTAG